A region from the Thiohalophilus sp. genome encodes:
- a CDS encoding B12-binding domain-containing radical SAM protein — MTDIILCTLNARYFHSSLGLRYLYANLGDLQSRARIREFIINQRPIEIAEQLLVDNPKIIGLGVYIWNIEQSRELIAILRRVRPDLIIIVGGPEVSYEQTTLPFYDEVDHIVSGQGDLAFASLCKRLLDGEAVEEKIVQPAPFKLSDLAFPYPCYTDEDIRNRFIYVEASRGCPFKCEFCLSALDKTAWPFELEQFLSHMETLYQRGARHFKFIDRTFNLKVASSLKIMEFFLERINHGLFLHFELIPDHLPDQLKSMIQQFPPRTLQFEIGIQSFNPAVQERISRRQDDDKAEANIRFLREQTHAHLHTDLIMGLPGEDVASIARSFDRLIELNPHEIQVGILKRLRGAPIIRHIDEYQLRFNPAPPYNILSTRDIDFATMQRLSRFARYWDMFGNSGRFNRTRSLLLDEAPFDRFLQLSDWLYATTGQTHKIALPRLFRLIYQGASELFELDEQQLYDAMYADYTTCGMKGEPEFDTNLQKSARQTGLSTRQARHH, encoded by the coding sequence ATGACTGATATCATTCTGTGTACCCTCAATGCCCGCTATTTTCACAGTTCGTTGGGATTGCGCTATTTGTACGCCAATCTCGGCGATCTGCAATCGCGCGCCCGGATTCGGGAATTCATCATCAATCAGCGCCCCATCGAGATTGCCGAGCAGCTGTTGGTGGACAATCCGAAGATCATCGGCCTGGGCGTTTATATCTGGAATATCGAGCAAAGCCGGGAGCTGATTGCTATTCTGCGTCGCGTGCGCCCCGACCTCATCATTATTGTTGGCGGGCCGGAGGTCAGTTATGAACAGACGACCCTGCCGTTTTATGATGAGGTGGATCATATCGTCAGTGGCCAGGGCGATCTGGCTTTTGCCAGTCTTTGCAAGCGGTTACTGGATGGCGAGGCGGTTGAGGAGAAGATCGTGCAGCCGGCACCGTTCAAGCTGTCGGATCTGGCCTTCCCCTACCCCTGTTATACCGACGAGGATATCCGCAACCGTTTCATCTATGTCGAGGCCTCGCGAGGCTGTCCTTTCAAGTGCGAATTCTGTCTCTCGGCGCTGGATAAAACCGCCTGGCCTTTCGAACTGGAGCAGTTTCTCAGTCACATGGAAACGCTTTATCAACGCGGTGCCCGGCATTTCAAGTTTATCGATCGCACCTTCAATCTCAAGGTGGCCAGCAGCCTGAAGATCATGGAGTTCTTCCTGGAACGGATCAACCACGGGCTGTTTTTGCACTTTGAACTGATTCCGGATCATCTTCCCGATCAGCTGAAAAGCATGATTCAGCAATTCCCGCCCAGAACGCTGCAGTTTGAAATCGGTATTCAGAGTTTCAACCCGGCCGTACAGGAACGCATCAGCCGCCGCCAGGATGATGACAAGGCCGAGGCGAATATCCGCTTTCTGCGCGAGCAAACCCATGCGCATCTGCATACAGATCTGATCATGGGCCTGCCCGGCGAGGATGTGGCGAGCATCGCCCGGAGCTTCGATCGGCTGATCGAACTGAATCCGCATGAAATTCAGGTCGGCATCCTCAAGCGGCTGCGCGGCGCACCGATTATACGCCATATCGACGAGTACCAACTGCGCTTTAATCCCGCCCCGCCGTATAATATTCTCAGTACCCGCGACATCGATTTTGCCACGATGCAACGGTTGAGCCGGTTTGCCCGTTACTGGGATATGTTCGGTAACTCGGGACGCTTTAACCGGACCCGCTCGTTGCTGCTCGACGAGGCCCCTTTCGATCGCTTTCTCCAACTGTCGGACTGGTTATATGCCACCACCGGGCAGACCCACAAAATCGCCCTGCCCCGACTGTTTCGTTTGATCTACCAGGGCGCGAGCGAACTCTTCGAGCTCGACGAACAGCAACTGTATGACGCCATGTACGCGGACTACACCACCTGCGGCATGAAAGGCGAACCTGAATTCGACACCAACCTTCAGAAAAGTGCAAGACAAACTGGTTTATCCACCAGGCAGGCACGGCATCATTAG
- the greB gene encoding transcription elongation factor GreB gives MGRYRPPQPKPSPYITREGYDQLQTELRSLWVRRAEVTQALAAAAAEGDRSENAEYIYRKKELREIDRRIRYLQKRLPELTIAPDAPSNPQQVFFGARVTLENDNGQTVEYRIVGPDELAPDQGDISVDSPLARALLKKKVDDEVAVETPGGQVTYYINAVHYTPKQN, from the coding sequence ATGGGACGTTATCGACCTCCACAACCGAAACCTTCACCGTACATCACCCGTGAAGGTTACGATCAATTGCAAACTGAGTTGCGTTCTCTGTGGGTCCGTCGCGCAGAAGTGACCCAGGCACTCGCGGCGGCAGCCGCCGAAGGCGATCGCTCGGAAAATGCCGAATATATTTATCGTAAGAAGGAGTTACGCGAGATCGATCGACGCATCCGTTATTTGCAAAAGCGGCTGCCGGAGCTGACCATCGCCCCCGACGCCCCCTCCAATCCGCAGCAGGTATTTTTCGGCGCCCGGGTGACGCTGGAGAACGACAACGGGCAGACGGTAGAATACCGTATTGTCGGACCCGACGAGCTGGCACCGGATCAGGGCGATATCAGCGTCGACTCGCCGCTGGCGCGGGCCTTGCTGAAAAAGAAAGTCGATGATGAAGTCGCGGTTGAAACGCCGGGTGGCCAGGTAACCTATTATATCAACGCCGTTCACTACACGCCAAAGCAGAATTGA